Proteins encoded together in one Candidatus Krumholzibacteriota bacterium window:
- a CDS encoding creatininase family protein has protein sequence MDAGNKKVNEPESINDIFRTIRAFDTLEVGPVRIEKRRLVAPYTVSNGKISESVDLIYRYEEDVFDPDDAASINLASMMAAQIALNYGLFCGKIILRGPFDDADRRFIIDMAKNTAREIFVIKLLNPNPFLTGKSAGLSPVKAKDYVQAAIEFPDPPFKSRDGLRFTASDRNSCAILSSGGKDSLLTYGMLNETGKSVHPVFVNESGRHWFTALNSYRYFKDNVPNTSRVWVNSDRVFAWFLRRIPFVRQDFANLRADQYPLRLWTVAVFVFGALPVALRRGLGRLCLGDEYDSTQRSSFQGITHYNGYFDQSRHFDNYFSRYYLRKGWGLSQFSILRPLSEMLIEKILVERYPDLQTHQVSCHATHVEKGRVFPCGKCEKCRRIVGMLKVIGADPARCGYTPRQQEDCLAAIAAKGVHQESGGADNLYLSLSEKGLIVLPPERRKSLVYHPEIMKMRFDPRRSVLEEIPVDMRKPLLKIMMEHADGALRLEDRKWVDYDPFASSSIGKPYPFEPELVGSPGSGRVEAPTGPRSWMWSDLTWPEMEKRLSEVDVAILPVGSIEQHGPHLPLDTDAFDADYLAQRIAEACSSPKPLVLPGISYGVSYEHTDFKGTLGISNNTLSRLIYDIGISAAKNGINKLVIVNGHGGNMPALNYAAQMITRDTKIFVCVDTGETSDVDIYRLAETSEDIHAGEIETSTSLAIRPHLVKMDKAKKNIPRFSSRYLFFSSKRNVPWYVHTKRISKDGVIGDPTKASAEKGEQMWRAMISHLVSLVEDLKSMTLDEIYQRRY, from the coding sequence ATGGACGCCGGAAATAAAAAAGTCAACGAACCTGAAAGTATCAACGATATCTTCAGAACAATTCGCGCCTTCGACACTCTCGAAGTCGGACCTGTCAGGATCGAGAAGAGGCGACTCGTCGCTCCCTATACGGTATCGAATGGTAAGATCAGCGAATCTGTAGACCTCATCTACAGATACGAGGAAGATGTGTTTGACCCCGATGATGCCGCTTCCATCAATCTCGCTTCGATGATGGCGGCCCAGATCGCTCTGAATTACGGTCTTTTCTGCGGAAAGATCATTTTAAGGGGGCCTTTTGATGACGCCGATCGAAGGTTTATTATCGATATGGCGAAGAATACCGCTAGAGAGATATTTGTCATCAAGCTTCTCAATCCCAATCCTTTCCTCACCGGCAAGTCAGCCGGGCTTTCTCCGGTAAAGGCGAAGGATTACGTCCAGGCGGCGATAGAGTTTCCGGACCCGCCATTCAAAAGCCGCGATGGCCTTCGTTTTACCGCGTCCGACAGGAACAGCTGCGCCATATTGTCGAGCGGAGGGAAGGACAGCCTTCTCACGTATGGAATGCTCAACGAGACCGGAAAATCGGTTCACCCGGTCTTCGTGAATGAATCGGGCCGGCACTGGTTCACCGCTCTTAATTCATACAGATATTTCAAGGACAACGTGCCGAACACAAGCCGCGTCTGGGTCAACTCGGACAGGGTCTTCGCATGGTTTCTCCGCAGGATACCTTTCGTGCGTCAGGATTTCGCCAATCTGCGCGCCGATCAATATCCACTTCGCCTGTGGACGGTAGCCGTCTTCGTTTTTGGCGCGCTCCCCGTAGCTCTCAGGCGGGGTCTGGGGAGACTCTGTCTTGGAGATGAATATGACTCTACCCAGCGCTCTTCTTTTCAGGGGATCACGCACTATAATGGATATTTTGATCAGAGCAGGCATTTTGACAACTATTTTTCGAGGTATTATCTGAGAAAAGGCTGGGGTCTAAGCCAGTTCTCGATTCTCAGGCCACTGTCCGAGATGCTCATCGAGAAGATCCTCGTCGAAAGGTATCCGGACCTTCAGACTCACCAGGTTTCCTGCCATGCCACGCATGTCGAGAAAGGGCGGGTCTTTCCCTGTGGCAAATGCGAGAAATGCAGGAGGATAGTGGGGATGCTCAAGGTCATAGGCGCTGATCCGGCAAGATGCGGGTATACACCGCGGCAACAGGAAGATTGCCTCGCGGCAATAGCGGCAAAGGGAGTCCACCAGGAATCCGGTGGCGCTGATAACCTTTACCTGTCACTCAGTGAGAAGGGATTGATAGTTCTCCCCCCTGAAAGGCGAAAGAGCCTCGTTTACCATCCCGAGATAATGAAGATGCGTTTCGATCCCAGGCGGTCCGTGCTCGAGGAGATACCTGTGGATATGAGAAAGCCTCTTCTGAAAATTATGATGGAGCACGCTGACGGAGCTCTGCGGCTTGAAGACCGTAAGTGGGTCGATTACGATCCTTTCGCGTCGTCATCGATAGGCAAGCCATATCCTTTCGAACCTGAACTTGTCGGGTCACCTGGCAGCGGCCGGGTCGAGGCGCCGACAGGTCCGCGGTCCTGGATGTGGAGCGATCTGACCTGGCCGGAGATGGAGAAACGGCTCTCGGAAGTGGATGTGGCTATTCTACCGGTCGGATCTATCGAACAGCACGGTCCCCATCTTCCGCTCGATACGGACGCTTTCGATGCCGACTATCTCGCTCAGAGGATCGCCGAAGCGTGCAGCAGCCCGAAACCGCTCGTGCTCCCCGGGATATCATACGGAGTATCTTATGAACATACGGATTTCAAGGGGACGCTGGGGATATCCAACAACACCCTTTCGAGACTGATCTATGATATAGGCATCAGCGCCGCCAAGAACGGGATCAACAAGCTTGTCATCGTGAACGGACACGGGGGCAACATGCCGGCGCTAAACTATGCCGCCCAGATGATAACGCGCGATACGAAGATATTCGTCTGTGTCGACACGGGCGAGACGAGCGACGTCGATATTTACAGGCTGGCCGAGACGAGCGAGGATATCCACGCGGGAGAGATCGAGACGAGCACAAGCCTCGCGATCCGCCCCCACCTGGTGAAGATGGACAAGGCGAAGAAGAATATCCCCCGTTTTTCAAGCCGGTATCTCTTTTTCTCCTCCAAGAGGAACGTTCCATGGTATGTGCATACGAAAAGGATATCAAAGGACGGCGTGATCGGCGATCCGACGAAAGCCTCCGCGGAAAAAGGCGAACAGATGTGGCGGGCGATGATCTCCCACCTGGTGTCGCTGGTCGAAGACCTCAAGAGTATGACGCTGGACGAGATTTACCAGCGCCGGTATTGA
- a CDS encoding DUF1611 domain-containing protein translates to MNDPLEANAIVYCEGAFNTPNGKTAHGLVRFTRRYRVLSVIDSKYAGMDSGTVLDGKENGIPLFESLSSAARVAKEAGSPADRMVIGIAPDGGRLSMGARNDIKTAISMGLNIDCGLHDFLGDDTEISSLAKKYGVRIRDVRKTPPRSELHFFSGKIEEVSALKVAVLGTDSAVGKRTTAWILIDALEKKGMGAEMVGTGQTAWMQGARYSILLDSLINDFVSGEIEHAVWSAWKERSPDVIVIEGQGSLMNPAYPGGFEILAAGRPDMVILQHAPARIEYDGFPGYPIQPLTRQIQAIEIVSDRKVVAVTVNHEGMEMEDVPVACEKITAETGLPAFDVLLDGGGRLASEIMGKAGLYKK, encoded by the coding sequence ATGAACGATCCTTTGGAAGCTAATGCCATAGTGTATTGCGAGGGGGCTTTCAACACGCCAAACGGAAAGACGGCGCACGGGCTGGTCCGTTTTACAAGGAGATACAGAGTCCTCTCAGTTATCGATTCGAAATACGCTGGGATGGATTCAGGTACTGTCCTCGACGGAAAAGAGAATGGTATACCTCTTTTCGAAAGCCTCTCCTCCGCGGCGCGGGTTGCCAAAGAGGCGGGAAGCCCCGCGGACCGGATGGTCATAGGGATTGCGCCGGACGGTGGGAGACTGAGCATGGGGGCGAGAAATGATATCAAGACCGCAATCTCAATGGGATTGAACATCGATTGCGGCCTGCATGATTTTCTCGGCGATGATACGGAAATATCATCCCTGGCAAAGAAATACGGTGTAAGGATTCGTGATGTCCGAAAGACTCCCCCGAGAAGCGAACTCCATTTCTTCAGCGGAAAGATCGAGGAAGTATCAGCTTTGAAGGTAGCCGTACTCGGCACGGATTCAGCGGTCGGCAAAAGGACGACGGCATGGATCCTGATCGACGCGCTTGAAAAAAAAGGGATGGGGGCGGAGATGGTCGGGACGGGCCAGACCGCCTGGATGCAGGGCGCCCGATATTCGATACTGCTTGATTCCCTGATCAACGATTTCGTCTCCGGCGAGATTGAGCATGCAGTCTGGAGCGCGTGGAAAGAACGCTCGCCGGATGTCATAGTGATCGAAGGACAGGGAAGTCTTATGAATCCGGCCTACCCGGGAGGATTCGAGATACTTGCCGCCGGCAGGCCCGACATGGTAATACTCCAGCACGCGCCGGCCAGAATCGAGTACGACGGTTTTCCGGGGTATCCGATACAACCCCTGACGCGCCAGATACAGGCCATTGAAATCGTTTCTGACAGGAAAGTCGTGGCGGTCACGGTCAATCACGAGGGAATGGAGATGGAGGATGTACCGGTTGCCTGTGAGAAGATCACTGCCGAGACGGGACTTCCCGCTTTCGATGTGCTTCTCGATGGCGGTGGCCGGCTTGCATCGGAGATCATGGGAAAAGCCGGTCTTTATAAGAAATAA
- a CDS encoding pyridoxal-phosphate dependent enzyme codes for MEADDTGKKKENDGSQVLDLIDGATGAISDFEREVEKQRLIAADPSYSTEERLEAYEDIFDSEVGDTSFVRARNTEKEVGLRQIFFKYEGGNPSGTQKDRIAFAQSMDALRRGFDSITVATCGNYGVALSLAASLAGLRCVVFIPKDYHTSRVREMTDLGAEVRREGEDYERCVDISRRFAKKKESYDANPGGDNTQTQLRSYGTIAHEIFDELRDAPYALAAPVSNGTTLTGIYRGFLSLYRRGKTSRMPRIIAGSSWGKNPIVQAWLKNLPSCQDLEPSKIHETKTNEPLINWRSIDGDIALDAIRRTGGWAGDASDREMAQFSRLIREKEGLQVLPASTAGLIALIDRHKKDPLPNDRYVVVLTGRKI; via the coding sequence ATGGAAGCGGATGACACAGGAAAGAAAAAGGAAAATGACGGAAGTCAGGTCCTTGACCTTATTGACGGCGCTACGGGCGCTATCTCAGATTTTGAAAGGGAAGTGGAAAAGCAGAGGCTTATCGCGGCTGATCCGTCCTATTCGACCGAAGAACGCCTGGAAGCTTACGAGGATATTTTCGACTCCGAGGTGGGAGACACTTCTTTTGTCCGCGCGCGTAATACCGAAAAGGAAGTGGGACTCAGGCAGATATTCTTCAAATACGAGGGAGGCAATCCGAGCGGCACCCAGAAAGACCGTATCGCTTTTGCTCAATCGATGGACGCTCTGCGCAGGGGATTCGATTCGATTACAGTCGCCACTTGCGGAAACTATGGAGTGGCCCTCTCCCTGGCAGCATCGCTTGCAGGACTTCGCTGCGTCGTTTTTATCCCGAAAGATTATCATACTTCCCGGGTCAGGGAGATGACCGATCTTGGAGCCGAAGTGCGGCGTGAAGGAGAGGATTACGAAAGATGCGTCGATATATCGAGGCGGTTCGCTAAAAAGAAAGAATCATACGATGCGAACCCGGGTGGGGATAACACGCAGACGCAGCTGAGATCTTATGGAACGATCGCCCATGAGATCTTTGACGAACTCAGGGACGCGCCGTATGCTCTTGCCGCCCCCGTCTCCAATGGTACGACTCTCACAGGGATCTACAGGGGTTTTCTGAGTCTGTACCGCAGGGGAAAGACCTCAAGGATGCCGCGGATCATTGCCGGTTCTTCGTGGGGGAAAAATCCGATCGTCCAGGCATGGCTTAAGAACCTCCCCTCCTGCCAGGATCTTGAACCGTCGAAGATACACGAGACCAAGACTAATGAGCCACTTATCAACTGGCGCTCGATTGACGGAGATATAGCTCTGGATGCGATTCGCAGGACCGGTGGTTGGGCCGGGGACGCCTCCGATAGAGAGATGGCCCAATTCTCGCGGCTGATAAGGGAAAAGGAGGGTCTGCAAGTCCTTCCCGCATCGACTGCCGGGCTTATCGCGCTGATAGACCGCCACAAGAAGGATCCTCTGCCCAATGACAGATATGTAGTAGTCCTGACCGGGAGAAAGATATGA
- a CDS encoding T9SS type A sorting domain-containing protein, which yields MKRAVLSATCLIFLGTSIPSLTAAQYSVAHGTVTAGGGVISGSNMIYCSAGDGAAGISSGDSGVIKSGFWYLADISSAVDVAFELVSGEYSDLAVVLRWKTSVPGILGFNIYRMDENGEFPVRINKEIIPFDIVREFRDATVLAGRNYIYTVEAVCDKGEYISSEFRIFIPVMPVTLLQNRPNPFNPNTTIRFYIPFEGYARIDIFDSRGGRVKKLYDKWVSAGHVSVIWNGLNDKDEPVSSGVYYYRLTAGKEKQTRKMIILR from the coding sequence ATGAAACGGGCTGTTCTATCTGCAACATGTCTGATTTTCCTCGGCACCAGTATTCCTTCCTTAACTGCCGCGCAGTACAGCGTGGCACATGGCACAGTCACCGCCGGAGGTGGTGTAATATCGGGATCGAACATGATCTACTGCTCGGCTGGAGACGGAGCTGCTGGAATCTCATCAGGCGACTCCGGAGTGATCAAGTCCGGATTCTGGTATCTTGCCGACATCTCTTCCGCCGTCGATGTCGCCTTTGAATTGGTATCCGGCGAGTATTCCGATCTCGCAGTCGTACTGAGGTGGAAAACCAGCGTGCCGGGAATCCTGGGATTCAACATATACAGGATGGATGAGAATGGAGAATTTCCTGTAAGGATCAATAAAGAAATCATCCCCTTCGACATTGTACGTGAATTCAGGGACGCGACGGTGCTGGCCGGTAGAAACTATATCTATACGGTTGAGGCCGTCTGTGACAAAGGAGAGTACATATCTTCCGAATTCAGGATCTTTATACCGGTCATGCCGGTAACGCTTCTTCAGAATCGGCCCAATCCGTTCAACCCCAACACAACGATAAGGTTCTATATTCCATTTGAAGGATATGCCCGGATAGACATCTTCGATTCGCGCGGTGGCAGGGTGAAGAAGCTTTATGATAAATGGGTCTCTGCCGGACATGTAAGCGTCATCTGGAACGGTCTGAACGATAAAGACGAACCTGTCAGTTCAGGAGTATATTACTACAGGCTCACCGCCGGCAAGGAAAAGCAAACCAGGAAGATGATCATTCTCAGATAA